One stretch of Alphaproteobacteria bacterium DNA includes these proteins:
- a CDS encoding TRAP transporter large permease subunit: protein MNAAIIFGLLLALMLTGMPISISLGLTVLTFLFTMTHVPIEAVALKLFTGIEKFEIMAIPFFILAGNFLTHGGVAKRMINFATAMIGHWHGGLGLAGVMACALFAAVSGSSPATVVAIGSILLPAMVKQGFPSRFGAGVITTSGALGILIPPSIVMVMYAVATNSSVGQLFMAGVIPGLILATMLGLTTFWRAWKNNYPRCPEASLKEKLTSFKDAIWGLALIIIVIGGIYTGIFTPTEAAAMSAVYAFIIAIFVYKDMPLSQVPKILLNSANMSAMLLYIITNAVLFSFVLANENIPHAIADWIVEKDLGVIAFLLVVNVLLLMAGNFMEPSSIVLIMAPILFPVAMKLGIDPIHFGIMMVVNMEVGMCHPPVGLNLYVASGITKMGITELTVAVMPWLLTMLVFLVMITYIPEISLWLPKMLGMM, encoded by the coding sequence ATGAACGCCGCCATCATCTTCGGCTTGCTGCTGGCCCTTATGCTGACCGGCATGCCCATTTCGATTTCGCTGGGCCTGACCGTTCTGACCTTCCTGTTCACCATGACCCATGTTCCCATCGAAGCCGTGGCGCTCAAGCTGTTCACCGGCATCGAGAAGTTCGAGATCATGGCCATCCCGTTCTTCATCCTGGCGGGCAACTTTCTGACGCATGGCGGGGTCGCCAAGCGCATGATCAATTTCGCCACCGCCATGATCGGCCATTGGCATGGCGGTTTGGGCTTGGCTGGCGTCATGGCCTGCGCACTGTTCGCCGCGGTGTCGGGTTCCAGCCCGGCCACCGTGGTCGCCATCGGCTCGATCCTGCTGCCCGCCATGGTCAAGCAGGGCTTCCCATCGCGCTTCGGTGCTGGCGTCATCACCACCTCGGGCGCCCTGGGCATTCTGATACCGCCCTCGATCGTCATGGTCATGTATGCCGTGGCCACCAACAGCTCGGTCGGCCAATTGTTCATGGCGGGCGTGATTCCCGGCCTGATCCTGGCCACCATGCTGGGGCTGACCACCTTCTGGCGGGCCTGGAAGAACAATTATCCGCGCTGTCCCGAAGCCAGCCTCAAGGAAAAGCTGACCAGCTTCAAAGACGCCATCTGGGGTTTGGCGCTGATCATCATCGTCATCGGGGGCATCTATACGGGCATTTTCACGCCCACCGAGGCGGCGGCCATGAGCGCCGTCTACGCCTTCATCATTGCCATTTTCGTCTATAAGGACATGCCGCTTTCGCAAGTGCCGAAAATCCTGCTCAACTCGGCCAACATGTCGGCGATGCTGCTGTACATCATCACCAACGCGGTCCTTTTCTCCTTCGTGCTGGCCAACGAGAACATTCCGCACGCCATCGCCGACTGGATCGTCGAGAAGGATCTGGGCGTCATCGCCTTCCTGCTGGTAGTCAACGTGCTGCTGCTGATGGCGGGCAACTTCATGGAACCCAGTTCGATCGTGCTGATCATGGCGCCCATTCTGTTCCCGGTGGCCATGAAGCTGGGCATCGACCCCATTCACTTCGGCATCATGATGGTGGTCAATATGGAGGTCGGCATGTGCCATCCGCCGGTCGGCCTCAATCTTTACGTCGCGTCAGGCATCACCAAGATGGGCATTACCGAGCTGACCGTGGCCGTCATGCCCTGGCTGCTGACCATGCTCGTTTTCCTGGTCATGATCACCTACATCCCTGAAATTTCGCTCTGGCTGCCCAAAATGCTGGGAATGATGTAA
- a CDS encoding TRAP transporter small permease, with translation MGAATLIIFAAVVHRYASGVPLFYDFMRLFNFAWAQELCIYMFVWMAKFGAAYGVRTGIHVGVDVLINRMGPNLRGKFIIFGLLCGAVFTGIIATLGAYFVWENGAHYSIFTSLGLNTGDLYEGPITPDLEWPTWIIYMAIPLGSSLMCFRFLQVCVSFLRTGELPHHDHGHVDGIEKDDKGQVKDVNWFEMQDNLHPKDPSHETDKPEGR, from the coding sequence ATGGGGGCGGCGACGCTGATCATTTTCGCCGCCGTCGTTCACCGTTACGCGTCAGGCGTTCCCCTGTTCTACGATTTCATGCGCCTGTTCAATTTCGCCTGGGCGCAGGAGTTGTGCATCTACATGTTCGTCTGGATGGCCAAGTTCGGCGCCGCCTACGGCGTGCGCACCGGCATCCATGTCGGCGTCGACGTTCTGATCAACCGCATGGGTCCCAACCTGCGCGGCAAATTCATCATCTTCGGTCTGTTGTGCGGCGCCGTCTTTACCGGCATCATCGCCACCCTGGGCGCCTATTTCGTTTGGGAAAACGGCGCGCATTACAGCATCTTCACCAGCCTGGGCCTGAATACCGGCGACCTGTACGAAGGCCCGATCACGCCCGATCTGGAATGGCCCACCTGGATCATCTACATGGCCATTCCCCTAGGCTCGTCGCTGATGTGCTTTCGTTTCCTACAGGTTTGCGTTTCCTTCCTGCGCACCGGGGAACTGCCCCATCACGATCACGGGCATGTCGACGGCATCGAAAAGGACGACAAAGGCCAGGTGAAAGACGTCAACTGGTTCGAGATGCAAGACAACCTGCATCCCAAGGACCCATCGCACGAAACAGACAAGCCGGAGGGCCGTTGA
- a CDS encoding TRAP transporter substrate-binding protein, translating to MRIQLKCLTLLAGAAALVASLPGFAQAADPIVIKFSHVVAPNTPKGKGAEFFKKLAEERTKGAVKVEVYPNSQLYKDKEEMEMLQLGAVQMLAPSLAKFGPLGVKEFEAFDLPFILPSKEALRSVTEGPVGQGLLKKLEAKGIIGLGYWDNGFKIMSANKPLRKVEDFKGQKMRIQSSKVLEAQMKSLGALPQVMAFSEVYQALQTGVVDGTENPPSNMFTQKMHEVQKHATMSNHGYLGYAVIVNKKFWEGLPPDIRATLEGAMNEATRFANAIAETENADALAGMKASGKTEFYELTAEEKAAWRKALLPVHQEMESRVGKDLLQAFYAEGEKADKAAAKKK from the coding sequence ATGCGCATCCAATTGAAATGTCTAACGCTTCTGGCAGGCGCCGCCGCTCTGGTGGCCAGCCTCCCCGGTTTTGCCCAGGCCGCCGACCCCATTGTCATCAAATTTTCGCATGTGGTTGCCCCCAACACGCCTAAGGGCAAGGGCGCCGAATTTTTCAAGAAGCTGGCTGAAGAGCGCACCAAAGGCGCTGTGAAAGTTGAGGTCTACCCCAACAGCCAACTGTACAAAGACAAGGAAGAGATGGAAATGCTGCAGCTGGGCGCCGTCCAGATGCTGGCGCCGTCTTTGGCCAAATTCGGCCCGCTGGGCGTCAAGGAATTCGAAGCTTTCGATCTGCCCTTCATCCTGCCCTCGAAGGAAGCGCTGCGCTCGGTGACCGAAGGACCGGTCGGCCAGGGCCTGCTGAAGAAACTGGAAGCCAAGGGCATCATCGGCCTTGGCTATTGGGACAACGGCTTCAAGATCATGAGCGCCAACAAGCCGCTGAGGAAGGTCGAAGACTTCAAGGGCCAGAAGATGCGCATCCAGTCTTCGAAGGTTCTGGAAGCCCAGATGAAGTCCTTGGGCGCATTGCCGCAGGTGATGGCCTTCTCGGAAGTCTATCAGGCACTGCAGACCGGCGTGGTGGACGGCACGGAAAACCCGCCCTCCAACATGTTCACCCAGAAAATGCATGAAGTGCAGAAGCACGCCACGATGTCCAACCACGGCTATCTGGGCTATGCGGTCATCGTGAACAAGAAGTTCTGGGAAGGCCTGCCGCCCGACATCCGCGCCACGCTGGAAGGGGCGATGAACGAAGCGACTCGCTTTGCCAACGCCATCGCGGAAACCGAGAACGCCGATGCGCTGGCCGGCATGAAGGCTTCGGGCAAGACCGAGTTCTATGAACTCACCGCCGAGGAAAAGGCCGCCTGGAGAAAGGCCCTGCTGCCGGTGCATCAGGAAATGGAAAGCCGCGTCGGCAAGGATCTGCTGCAAGCCTTCTACGCCGAAGGCGAAAAGGCGGACAAAGCCGCCGCCAAAAAGAAGTAA
- a CDS encoding OmpA family protein produces MRISSAMLGAALVLGFAGGAQAQSGSGVYTGLMGGYNLLQDGDTSGGAINGSADYDGGFAVLGNLGYDYGRYNWGNLRSELELGYRRNGADSISGTATGVGTGSASGDASAISLMLNGLWDMPVNFPVRPYLGAGIGAARVDFDNVKTSAGTFLKDSDYQFAYQGIVGLGWDVTNNWRAALDYRYFATLDPSVSHGSGTGVDTEYKTHAVMLGFAYKFAAPAPVPVAQVQPVAQPAPAPAPAPAPVKKPAEPKNFLVFFDFDKADITPEALKIIEQAVAYAKAGNMSRVELTGHADRSGSNKYNMALSMRRAKAVQDTMVKLGMNASAIGLTAKGEEQPLVPTPDGVREPQNRRVEIVLP; encoded by the coding sequence ATGCGAATTTCCTCAGCAATGCTGGGTGCGGCTTTGGTGCTTGGCTTTGCCGGCGGCGCTCAGGCGCAATCGGGCAGCGGCGTTTATACCGGCCTGATGGGCGGCTACAACTTGCTGCAGGATGGCGACACCTCGGGTGGCGCGATCAACGGCTCTGCCGACTATGATGGTGGTTTCGCCGTTCTGGGCAACCTCGGCTACGACTACGGCCGGTACAACTGGGGCAACCTGCGTTCCGAGCTTGAACTCGGTTATCGCCGCAATGGCGCCGACAGCATTTCCGGAACGGCGACGGGCGTCGGCACGGGCAGCGCTTCCGGCGATGCCAGCGCCATCAGCCTGATGCTGAACGGCTTGTGGGATATGCCGGTCAATTTCCCGGTTCGTCCTTACCTGGGCGCCGGCATCGGCGCGGCCAGGGTTGACTTCGACAATGTCAAGACCTCGGCGGGAACCTTCCTCAAGGACAGCGATTATCAGTTCGCCTACCAGGGCATCGTCGGTCTGGGTTGGGACGTCACCAACAACTGGCGCGCCGCCCTTGACTATCGCTATTTCGCGACCCTGGATCCCAGCGTGAGCCATGGCAGCGGAACGGGCGTGGACACCGAATACAAAACCCATGCCGTGATGCTGGGCTTTGCCTACAAGTTCGCCGCTCCGGCCCCGGTCCCTGTGGCCCAGGTCCAGCCGGTGGCTCAACCGGCTCCTGCGCCTGCGCCCGCTCCGGCGCCGGTCAAGAAGCCTGCCGAACCCAAGAACTTCCTGGTCTTCTTCGACTTCGACAAGGCGGATATCACGCCTGAAGCCCTGAAGATCATCGAGCAGGCCGTGGCCTATGCCAAGGCGGGCAACATGTCCCGCGTTGAGCTGACCGGTCACGCCGATCGCTCGGGTTCGAACAAGTACAACATGGCGCTTTCGATGCGCCGCGCCAAGGCCGTGCAGGACACCATGGTCAAGCTGGGCATGAATGCCAGCGCGATCGGCCTGACCGCCAAGGGCGAAGAGCAGCCTTTGGTTCCGACGCCCGATGGCGTGCGCGAGCCGCAGAACCGTCGCGTCGAGATCGTTCTGCCGTAA